The nucleotide sequence aaatgatgaaggggtgcaagctgggccacatacccagacctttcacctaagcctaacatctaaagccggaggcctcGGCCGAGCCATCTGCCGGGTCTGGGGctcaaaccggtccgacgcactcacatgtgtcgtcgccgctatctttcactggtccatcttcagagcagattgaggtgacaaccttgacaggtcctccgccatcgacgccaccacgacaccaaacgacgacctccacctacgcaagccttggcaggtcctccgccattgacgccaccacgatgccagccgacgacctccacctacgcgagtccatctccaagcaacaaacataaatccatgctaggataggatcgcaccaccgccatcgcccaccacccacaagcgccatCCAACCCCAAcgttcccaaagcggcgccttcaagaagggaacgacgccgtgagcgtcgccgccgcccaacaaagttagggctttcgtccgggagacctaggggaaggtGAAGTGAGGAGATCAATCCATACCGACGCTCAGGCGTCGGCGTCGGCGCGGCCGGTCATGGCCGGCCAGGGATTTCGCCGAACTAGATCACCGCCACCAGCAGCGCGTCCTATACAGTACCGgcgaccaagaggaagcgcggcccgACCAGGCTAGCCCGCACGCCTAACAAGGGAGGAGGGAAGGCGCCAGATCGCGCGCACCGACCGTCGTAGAAGCCGTCGCCGGCTGCCAACGACCACCGGATCCCGCTGCCCGCGCGGCCAGGTCACCAGATCCATCGCCTGCACGGCTGCTAGCCGGCCATGCCTTGCCAACggagccgccgctccagatccggGGTTCCCCATGCAGAAGCAGGGCAACCGAGgacccgccgccaccatccttggcgccccgggcttggccggcggctgcctcaggcggcagcgaggaagggaagaggggggttGTGTGAGGAGGAGGGGCGGTTAGGGTGAGAAGGTACATGAATCTAAGTTCATAGCAATCGCAATCAGAGCTTTGGTTGTTAATTATACTATGGCGAGTCATGCAAAGGCGACGTCAAGCGACATGGCTCGGAAAGACCAAGGAGCAACTATGTGAAGCTAAACGTGGATGGCCCGGACTTCTAGGGCTCGTATGGCGCAGTCATCAGAGACTCGAATGGCAGATTTGTCGCAGCAGGAAACGTGAAAATCGATTGGTGCGGACATGTGCTTATAGCCAGGGCACTGACCTTACGCTTTGGTCTCAATTTGGCAACTCCAGTCGGGTGTAACCGCATGGAGGTGAACTCCGACAACATCGATGTGATAGAGATAATGAACAATGGCGGTTGCTCTTTCGGTCTATCGACGGTAGTTTTTGATGCTATATATCACCTTGCGTGTGATTTCCCGCATATTTTTTTGAGCATCCTTCTAGAGAGACTAATTGTGCTATCCATGATTTAGCTAAATTGGCTAGAAGTAAGGTGTATGCAGGGTGGATGAAAAATGCACCCCCAGAGACTGTTGATACTCTTGTAAAATATAATATGATGATCACATTGCAATAAAGAGTATCTTGATGTAAAAAAAATTAACAGAtttaaaaattatgaatgttttttTCTTTTGCGCAGGGCATGGAGGATGCTTGAGTGGGCCTGGTGCATGCACAAATTCATGGATATAAATGACAAACTCATAAAGGAGCAGTCCGTACGTCGTTCGTTGGTTCGCTCGCTCGCCTCCCACCCCCATCCATCGAAGCCACCAGCGATTTTTATTTAACGTAAACCACCGTCGGTTTATGCCACCGCTTTTTTTAATCCAAATTAAGAGGAAAAACCCAGCCCCCATCTCCGCACGGTTCGCGCTCTCTCTCTCTTGGCACGCACAACCCGATCCTGATCCCTCAACGCACTAGGGTTAGCGACCTCCATGCCGCCACCAGCCGCCATGCCGACATTACCTTCGACCAAGACCGACGAGTCCACGGGATCCCACGAGCGCGGACTTGGAGGAGTTGATCTGCAAGGTCAAGGTGCAGGCCTTGCCCCAACGCAAGGAGAGGAGCGCCGGTGCCTTCGGCAGCAGCTCGGCGCAGGCCGGGATCCATGGAGAGGTACGAGGTGCTCAAGGACATCGGCGACGGCAATGTCAGCGTCACGCGCCTGATGCGGAACAAGGAGACCGAGGAGGTCGTCGCCGTGAAGTACATCCCATGGGGCTTCAAGGTAATTAGGTCTCCCCTGTGATCTATTCGTTCCAGCATGGGCTGCTCCGTTGAGTTTTTCTTATCCCGTCGGGATTCCCCTACTGCATATATAGTAACGGGCAAACTTTTGGGTGTCCTGATGTGTTTGCGGATTGATGAGAATGTGGCCAGGTAGATCATAAACCACCACTCGCTGCTGCACATCAACAAAATCCGATAAAAGGAGGTGTGTTTGCTATCTATTCCCTTAAGCCAATCGAGATGATTTTACATCGAGATGATGTCGCCTCTTTAACGGGGAATGATGAACAACAGGGGATGATGAACAGCATGGGAACAAGGAGGAACTTTACCAGCCTGTTATAGACTAAGCACTAAAAGCATGCTTGCATTCACTTTAGCTCGTTCATTCTGTTACAGAGCAGTGCTTTCGTTATGTGTATGATGCTTGCTGTTTCTTGAAAGATCTGTTCCAAGGAATAAATTCTGATCTTTTGAAACTATGTTTTTTTATGAAAAGTGGAACTACAAGTAATTTGTGGCTGGAATTTAGTGGTAACCTTTATAATATGGACTGCTTATGCGCGCTGGAAGTTTTGTAATAACCGTTGTTGCACATATGTTATCAGCATGAGAGATATAATATATTCTTTTCATCCTCACAAACTGTTGCAGATGGAGCTCATTTTGCAGAATTTTCTACTAAGTTGCCAAATTTTGAGGGCCTGCAATTGAAGAATACAACACTTTTTGTTGGAGTGGAGACTAGAGTAATCATATCTGCTGCAAGAGAGATGTATTTTCTTTTTGTTGGACATTTTCTGCATCTTTTATGGATGGTAACATTTGAGACAGCAATTTCAGTGCAAGCCATCAAGATCAACTTCAACATGTCTGGTCTCTAAAAGTTAATATTGACCATCATTCGTGCATCCTCTAAGGTATAGTCAGTACTATGAGTAACTTACGAGACATTGACTGTAGAAGTTCTTATACAACTCTTGTGAATTCTAACCGTCTTATTCATTTAGGATACCTAGAAGTATGTGGTACACAATCTGAAATAATTGCAGGAAAAATAAAGCATTACATCCAGTACATCGAATCATCAGAATTGATGGGACATCTCTATGTATAATCCTGAAGGAAGTGCTACTATTGAGAATGCTCCAACTGAATCAGTCAAACATGAACGTTTGACAGATGAAGTAAATCAGTTGCTGGAGAAGGAATACAGAAAAACTATTCTATATGGTCTCCTTGAGGTATTTTGACATTTTAAATGTCCGCCTCTGGATCTTATAGTTGCAAATACTTGAGAGCCATGTCATAAAATTACACCAATTATCTGGTATTGTGGTTTTTTCTCTGTTGACGTATATGATTTTCTAAACAAACTTGAACTACTCATATCTGAATATATTACTTCGTTGTTGAGCTTCACATTGCCTTAACCTTCAGCGGTGCTGCAAAACTCCTTTCCACCCTGGAAGCATGCAACCTTTTGGGCCGAAATGCTATTTTTTCCTCCACTGCCTTGTCGCCAGTAATGGAACCATGGAAGCTGTACTACTTTTCTCCACTTTCTTGATGCAATTCACAGGAACATATCTGTACTGCTATGAATTATATTACGGAATGTGTGCTCCTTCATGGAACTGCAGTGTCTCTTTGTTCAGTTAGTTATATgaaatatttttcttttcttttctcatggACTATGTACTACTTTGTGGAGAAATTTGGTTCAATACTAACCTTCAAGAGATTGTTCTGAGACACAACTGCATCTAGCGTTTTATTAGATTAGCAGGCTAAGTATACAAGAAAACTTATGAGGTGGTGATGGAGGAGACATAATGAGGTGAAAGAGATGTGATGGACATAGAAGGTGATGATTGAAGAGACACAATGAGGTGAAAGAGATGTGATCGGCATAATAGAGTAAAGCCACGAGGATAAAGAGATGTGTTGCACATAGAAGGAGGAAGCGAGGACATCGATCGACATTTACCAAGACATAGATAGGAACAACAAGAGTATCACACTTCACACAACAACCAACCAATGACACATGTTGCTATTGAGGCATATGACCCTCCATTGCATTATGCCTATTAAGACTAAGATGAAACACTTCATTGGATGCATTTTTCTGATATTGTTCTGCGGAAATGCACAAGCATTCTGCTAGAGGATGTAGACataatcatgtactccctctgtctggaATTACTTGTTGTAGAAACGAATAAAAATgtatgtatttagaactaaaatatgtctagatatatccatttatcTGACAAATAATTCCCGACAGTGAGAGTATTATATTATCCTTAGTATGAACGTGTTTCTAAATAGTTTTTCTTACTCGGGCATGTGTTAGATTCAACACGACATCTAAAGTTTTGCGTGAAGTGAGATATGCAGATGTCGACAACACTCTTTGATAGCTGGGGGAGGGGTATGAGATGTGGAAAACGCCCCAACGACCGGCTAGCCGTGTGGGAGAGCATGACACGGTTGGCTGTGCGAAAAGTGAGTTAGAGAAGTTGCTATATTTTTCTTATTTACCATCTTCAATTAAAAAGAAAGAAGCGGCTATTTATGTGATGAAATAAATGTCACATAACTTAACAAGTCATTTTGAGAGGATAGACCTAAAGGTTACGTATAAATGAGCCAAGTATTTTATAGCTCTTGGAATGCCCAACAACATATATCATATATATTTTTCGTGGTAATGCACGACATTTAACTGTATGTTACAATATGAGAATGGGCCAGGAGACATTGTATCTGCCTTATTGGCTGGGGGCGTCATTGACGACACATGCCTCCTCCTTTTGATTGCGGTGGTGAATCGACATGAACACGTGGGGTGGGGATGAGGGTAGAGAGCAGGGCAGCTGGCGGGGAACTCCACCTTGATGGTCCGTGGGGAAGTACGGTGTGAAGAAGAGAGGGCACCATGGCAAAGGTGTGGTGGGAGCCATCTGGTTTGAAAGGAGAGGGTTCCAACAGGGCACCATGGCAAAGGTGTGGTGGGAGCCATCCGATTTGAAAGGAGAGGGCTCCAACGAGAAATGTCCCGCTATGGTGAGAAATCGAGGAAAGGGGAGGTCGACAGAAAAAGGGAAGCGTGCCTCATGGGGTGGAGTTTTTGTGTTGGGCCCATGTGTTGGAAATGACATGATGAATAGTCCGTACAATGACATTTCTCTCCCACACATGGTCGAAATTTGGAGCAGCCCGGACAATACCAATTGAACTTTGGGTAACCAGCTGGGTGTGCATACATGCCCGGACATATGAGGAAAAAATGAGCTTCGACCATGGAGGCAATCTTAATCAtttgtttcattcatatatatgcattctggattttcaaaaataataatatacattgtagcccgtagcaacgcacggacaTTCTACTAGTTATACTTAAAAACGGTGCCCGACATATATTATACTTAAATTCCATCGACCTTTTTCTTGTGGAACAGAATCCGCTCCCAGGTTCCATTATGAACAAATGAGATAGAACAAGAGTGGCTGACCCACTCTTTATTATCTTTGCCCCTGGCCGGGTCAACCGCGACTTGTAATCACTGACAGGAACCTCCCACCGGACACGCGCGCGCGTTCTTGTCGAGACTCGGACCATGTCGCCCAGCGAAAGCCCGGTCTTCCACGTAATACCCTCCCGGCGGCTAGACAATATACCCATTCCACCGTGTCAAACTCCTTCTTTCCCCCTACCTACCTGCTCAGCTCGACACCATGCTGCCAGCACGCCTCGCCGCCGTGCTGCTGCTCCCCCTAGTCCTCGCGCTGCTCCCAGCCGGCGGGCGATGCCAGCAGGGCGATGACAACCCCGGCCCCGGCGTGCGCGACCGCGCTCTGCCGCCGTCGGCCTCGTCCGCCGTCACGGCGGCGCTCATGGCCAGGATGGACACCGTCAGCCGCGAGCTCGTCGACGAGGTGCAGAGCAAGTACGGCTTCTGCATGTCCAGCGTGTACGTCTTCTCGCCCTGCGCTGCGGTCCCGGCCCAATTTTACCTCCCCTTGCTGTTCATTTCGCTGCTTGGTGTGCATATTGGTCTGTTGGTCGTGAGCTGAAAGAAAGGAGGAATTTTAATTCGTAGGAACAATGATATCGACCAGACTTTCGACTTCACCTCCGACCCGAGCTTCATTTCGGAGTGCAATGAGCAAACCCAAGGTACAAACAACATTCAAGCTAAGTCGATCGGCCACTTTTCTTGTGGTATATCTTGGAGTCTAGAGTATAAGACAGCACGAGTGTCCTTCTAGCTAGGTCAACGGTCAGGCCCAGTTTGGTCTTTATTCTTCAgttgtcctctcctgcacaaaaatAATGATGATTAGCAGTTCAACCTAAAATCGAAGAACTCCGTtgtagcatgtttttttccaaagaACATTTCATTCAATTGATATATCTAGGTGATACAATCGCATTGAAAGAATGCCAGCCTTTGCATAACGCGATGCACACAGCCAATAAGTCCAGCAAGCCTAAAAATAAATATCATTTTACAGCAAAAGTAAATCAGTCCAGCTTAGGATGGGGCAAATCCTATCCGAAGATTACACCGTCATCCATGTTGGGAGAAAATCCCCCTGGCTGTATGCCCCAGCTGTGTAGACGCCATAATAAAAAGGTATCTGTCCTCCGACCTCTTCATAATAGACCACGTACGGAGCCATCGTGTACAAGTATGAATAACCTGCACAAGAGATGAAACATATTTATTGTTAAAAATCACATTATTTCTGGTAAGCCACATTGTCCAACATAAGGCAGCCGCCCCCACGAGTAGATGTTCAGAAAATTGTTTATCGATGCCCCGCAACCAATTGTCGAACATGTCACGTGCACTATATGGGGGGTATACATTTAAAGTTACTTGAACTATGGCCCAGACTGCATGAGCAAACTTACACTCAAAAAATAAGTGTTTGATGGACTCATCAttttggcaaaagacacatgtcttgCTACCTTACCAGTTGCGTCGTGCCAGGTTATCTCTAATTAAGATAACCCATCTGTTTAGAAACCAGAAGAATATCTTCACTCTTAAGAGAATTTTGAGCTTCCACAATTTCTTGTTATCAACCGGAACATCAATGTGAACCATTGCATCATAGAAGCATCTGACTGAAAAGCTACCGTTCTGATGCAAATTCCATCGGAACTTGTCTGGTTCGCCTGACAGCTGGATGGCCTCCAAACGGATGAGTATTCATTCCATGCTATCAGGCGGGGCCCAAAAAGGTCCCTGCGGAAAGAAATGCCAGGGTTTTCTTGTCGCAGTACTTGTTTGATCGTGATGAATTTATGTCTGATGATCCTATACAAGCTAGGGTATTGCACCATAAGTGGAGTGGCCCCCAACCAGGTGTCTTCCCAGAATCGAACCTGAGAACCATCCCTAACCAAGAAAGTACCAAATTGGAAAAATAATTCCTTGGCCTTCATCACTCCAAAAAATGTGAATCACCTGGTTTCCAAAGAACTTGAGAAATGGATTTAGACCCCACATACTTGTTATGAATGATTTCCTGCCACACTCCATTCTCGGTGAGTAGTTTGTGTAGCCATTTACTCAGGAGAGCGATATTTTTAATCTCAAGATTCTGAATTCCAAGGCCCCTTGACTTTTAGGTCGGGATAATATACTCCGTCTAGCTAGCCGATATTTCTTGGATTCATTATCACACTACcaaaaaaatatgtgacatgatatggccatgatcatcttgcgcctttgatctccatctccaaattactgtcatgatctctatcgtcaccggcacgacaccatgatcttcatcatcttgatctatatcaatgtgtcgtcacatggtcgtctcgccaactattgctcttgcaactattgctatcgcatagcgataaagtaaagcaattatttggcacttgcatcttatgcaacaaagagacaatcaTAGAGCTTCtgtcagttgctgataacttcaacaaaacatgatcatctcatacaacaacttatatctcatcacgtcttgaccatatcacatcacaacatgccctgcaaaaacaagttagacgtcctctactttgttgttgcaagttttacgtggctgctacgggctgagcaagaaccgttcttacctacgcatcaaaaccacaacgatagttcgtcaagttcgtgctgttttaaccttctcaaggaccgggcgtagccacactcggttccactaaagttggagaaactgacacccgctagtcacctgtgtgcaaagcacggcggtaaaaccagtctcgcgtaagcgtacgcgtaatgtcggtccgggccgcttcatccaacaataccgccgaaccaaaatatgacatgctggtaagcagtatgacttatatcgcccacaactcacttgtgttctactcgtgcatataacatcaacgcataaaacctaggctctgataccactgttggagaacgtagtaatttcaaaaaatttcctacgcacacgcaagatcatggtgatggcatagcaacaagagggaagagttttcgttcacgtaccctcgtagaccgtaagcgaaagcgttatgacaacgcggttgatgtagtcgtacgtcttcacgatccgaccgatccaagcaccgaacgtacgacacctccgagttcagcacacgttcagctcgatgacgatccccgggctccgatccagcaaagcttcggggaagagtttcgtcagcacgacggcgtggtggcgatgatgatgttctaccggcgcagggcttcgcctaaactccgcgacgatatgatcgagatggaatatggtggaggggggcaccgcacacggctaaggaacgatccgtagatcaacttgtgtgtctatggggtgccccctgcccccgtatataaaggagggaggggggaggtcggccggcccttgttgggcgcgccaggaggaggagtcctcctcctagtaggagtaggactcctcctttcctacccctactaggaggggaaggaaggggagaggaggggaaggaaagaggggggcgccgcccccctcctagtccaattcggaccagagggagagggggcgcgtggcccttcctggccgcccctctctcttcccactaaggcccatgtggcccattaactctccgggggggttccggtaaccctccggcactccggttttctccgaaattacccggaacacttccggtgtccgaatatagtcgtccaatatatcaatctttatgtctcaaccatttcgagactcctcgtcatgtccgttatcacatccgggacttcgaacaaacttcggtacatcaaaacttataaactcataataaaactgtcatcgtaacgttaagcgtgcggaccctacgggttcgagaactatgtagacatgacctagaactattcttggtcaataaccaatagcgggacctggatgcccatactggttcctacatattctacgaagatctttatcggtcaaaccgcataacaacatacgttgttccctttgtcatcggtatgttacttgcccgagattcgatcgtcggtatccaatacctagttcaatctcgttaccggcaagtctctttacttgttccgtaatacatcatcccacaactaacttattagttgcaatgcttgcaaggcttaagtgatgagtattaccgagagggcccagagatacctctccgacaatcggagtgacaaaacctaatctcgaaatacgccaactcaacatgtacctttggagacacctgtagtactcctttataatcacccaattacgttgtgacgtttggtagcacacaaagtgttcctctagtaaacgggagttgcatatttctcatagttacaggaacatgtataagtcatgaagaaagcaatagcagtatactaaacgatcaagtgctaggctaccggaatgggtcaagtcaaccacatcattctcctaatgatgtgatcccgttaatcaaatgacaactcttttgtccatggctaggaaacttaaccatttttgattcacgagctagtcaagtagaggcatactagtgacactatgtttgtctatgtattcacacatgtatcatgtttccggttaatacaattctagcatgaataataaacatttatcatgatataaggaaataaataataactttattattgcctctagggcatatttccttcagtactatAGTGGCCTTCAACTCCGATctcttcaacacccataccacctcTCTGGCCATGAACACGGTCTCGACGACTATCCATATGCGCGCCTCTCTTGCCTCCTGGTGTGTCACTGTTGTGTATGGGCCTCAGGGACACACTAATAAACTTGCCTTTATCAACAACTCAAGGCTATCAGTCCTTCCCTGTTGCCAACATGGCTTCCCCTGTGCATGTTCAACCTTTGTACACGGCCAAGGATAAGAGCAATACGAGATCAATCCGAGGCTGGTCAATGTGTCATGTGCGGCTCTTAACATCATGGAGCTCTTTGAACAATGGTTGAATGGACATCGATTCACGTGTGTTAGTTCATGTCAACTGAGAAAATCAAGACCGGTCATATTTTCTACACCACGGACTGGGGGCTGCTCTTCCTTCAATGCCCGTTATGCTCAACCTCGAAACCACTGAGATATAACCATTGCTGATGGCCACAGACAACACATTAAGCATAAGCTCCTTTGTGTAGCTTCTATTCAACGCATCTGAATTCACCAACATTCGTGGGTGATGTGGCTGTGCGTGAGATGCAAACTCCAAATTGTTCCACATCAAGACTAATGGCCCCCGCTGTTGCAAACTGACAATGGGCAGTTCACCACCTAGGCTAGCAAACACCTTGAGCTTCACAATCACTTTTCGTCCACCATTAGGAACTCGAGAATGCTATCGAGTTCTCTAACTCGGACCTGTCGGATATCCCTAGACTTGACCTCTCTTCTCTGGACAAATCATGCTCAGATGGCGAGATCAAATTGGCGGTGCTTGTTTG is from Triticum aestivum cultivar Chinese Spring chromosome 1B, IWGSC CS RefSeq v2.1, whole genome shotgun sequence and encodes:
- the LOC123119273 gene encoding serine/threonine-protein kinase SAPK7 isoform X2; this translates as MERYEVLKDIGDGNVSVTRLMRNKETEEVVAVKYIPWGFKVDHKPPLAAAHQQNPIKGGDDEQHGNKEELYQPVID
- the LOC123119273 gene encoding uncharacterized protein isoform X1 — its product is MERYEVLKDIGDGNVSVTRLMRNKETEEVVAVKYIPWGFKVDHKPPLAAAHQQNPIKGGVFAIYSLKPIEMILHRDDVASLTGNDEQQGMMNSMGTRRNFTSLL